The Sorex araneus isolate mSorAra2 chromosome 5, mSorAra2.pri, whole genome shotgun sequence genome has a segment encoding these proteins:
- the THRAP3 gene encoding thyroid hormone receptor-associated protein 3 — MSKTNKSKSGSRSSRSRSASRSRSRSFSKSRSRSRSVSRSRKRRLSSRSRSRSYSPAHNRERNHPRVYQNRDFRGHNRGYRRPYYFRGRNRGFYPWGQYNRGGYGNYRSNWQNYRQAYSPRRGRSRSRSPKRRSPSPRSRSHSRNSDKSSSDRSRRSSSSRSSSNHSRVESSKRKSGKDKKSSSKDSRPSQAAGDNQGDESKEQTFSGGTSQDSKASDSSKPWPDASGYSAGSASRGSAVSELSPRERSPALKSPLQSVVVRRRSPRPSPVPKPSPPLSSTSQMGSSLQSGSGYQAGAHQGQFDHSSGSLSPSKKSPVGKSPPTTGSSYGSSQKEESAPGGAAYSKRYLEEQKTENGKDKEQKQTSTDKEKMKEKGSFSDTGLGDAKMKSDPFAPKTDLEKSFRGSQSPKRYKLRDDFDKKMTDFHKEEMDDQDKDKAKGRKESEFDDEPKFMSKVIAGANKNQEEEKSGKWEGLVYAPPGKEKQRKTEELEEDSFSERSKKEDRGGSKRNESGHRGFVPEKNFRVTAYKAVQEKSSSPPPRKTSESREKLSGKGDFSTGKSSFSITREAQVNVRMDSFDEDLARPSGLLAQERKLCRDLVHSNKKEQEFRSIFQHIQSAQSQRSPSELFAQHIVTIVHHVKEHHFGSSGMTLHERFTKYLKRGTEQEAAKNKKSPEIHRRIDISPSTFRKHGLTHDEMKSPREPGYKAEGKYKDDPVDLRLDIERRKKHKERDLKRGKSRESVDSRDSSHSRERSAEKTEKSHKGSKKQKKHRRTRDRSRSSSSSSQSSHSYKAEEYTEETEEREESTTGFDKSRLGTKDFVGPSERGGRARGTFQFRARGRGWGRGNYSGNNNNNANNDFQKRNREEEWDPEYTPKSKKYYLHDDREGEGNEKWVSRGRGRGAFPRGRGRFMFRKSSTSPKWAHDKFSGEEGEIEDDESGTENREEKDNLQPTTE; from the exons TTCTAGGTCTCGTTCCAGATCATATTCTCCAGCTCATAACAGAGAGAGAAACCACCCAAGAGTCTATCAGAATCGGGATTTCCGAGGTCACAACAGAGGTTATAGAAGGCCCTATTACTTCCGAGGGCGCAACAGAGGCTTTTATCCTTGGGGCCAGTATAACCGAGGAGGCTATGGAAACTACCGATCGAACTGGCAAAATTACCGGCAAGCTTACAGTCCTCGCCGTGGCCGCTCCCGATCCCGCTCTCCAAAGAGAAGGTCCCCTTCACCAAGGTCCAGGAGCCATTCTAGAAACTCCGATAAGTCTTCCTCTGACAGGTCAAGGCGCTCTTCGTCCTCTCGTTCTTCCTCCAACCATAGCCGAGTTGAGTCTTCCAAGCGCAAGTCTGGAAAGGATAAAAAGTCATCTTCCAAGGATAGCCGGCCATCGCAGGCTGCTGGCGATAACCAGGGAGATGAGAGCAAGGAGCAGACATTCTCTGGAGGCACTTCTCAAGATTCAAAGGCATCTGACAGCTCAAAGCCATGGCCAGATGCCTCTGGTTACAGTGCTGGTTCTGCATCACGGGGCTCAGCAGTTTCCGAGCTGAGTCCCCGGGAGCGAAGCCCCGCTCTTAAAAGTCCCCTCCAGTCTGTGGTGGTGAGGCGGCGATCGCCCCGTCCTAGTCCTGTGCCAAAACCTAGCCCTCCGCTTTCCAGCACATCTCAGATGGGCTCATCTCTGCAGAGTGGTTCTGGGTACCAGGCAGGAGCACACCAAGGTCAGTTTGACCACAGCTCCGGGTCCTTGAGTCCATCCAAAAAGAGCCCTGTGGGTAAAAGCCCACCAACCACTGGCTCCTCATATGGCTCATCTCAGAAGGAGGAATCTGCTCCTGGAGGAGCAGCATATTCAAAGAG GTATTTAGAAGAGCAGAAGACAGAGAATGGAAAAGACAAGgaacagaaacaaacaagtaccgataaagaaaaaatgaaagagaaagggagCTTCTCTGACACAGGCTTGGGCGATGCAAAAATGAAATCTGATCCGTTTGCTCCCAAGACTGATCTTGAGAAATCTTTTCGAGGTAGCCAGTCTCCCAAAAGGTATAAGCTTCGAGATGACTTTGACAAGAAGATGACTGACTTCCACAAGGAGGAGATGGATGATCAAGATAAGGACAAGgctaagggaaggaaggaatccGAGTTTGATGATGAACCCAAATTTATGTCAAAAGTTATAGCAGGTGCAAACAAAaaccaggaggaggagaagtccGGCAAATGGGAGGGCTTGGTGTATGCACCTCCTGGgaaggaaaagcaaaggaaaacagaGGAGCTAGAGGAGGATTCTTTCTCAGAGAGATCCAAAAAGGAGGATCGGGGAGGGTCCAAGAGAAATGAGAGTGGGCACCGGGGATTTGTGCCTGAGAAGAATTTCCGAGTGACCGCTTACAAAGCAGTCCAAGAGAAAAGCTCATCACCTCCCCCCAGAAAGACCTCTGAGAGCCGAGAGAAGCTATCAGGCAAAGGAGATTTCTCCACAGGGAAGTCTTCCTTTTCCATTACTCGAGAGGCCCAGGTCAATGTCCGGATGGACTCCTTTGATGAGGACCTTGCAAG ACCCAGTGGCTTATTGGCTCAAGAACGCAAGCTTTGTCGGGATCTAGTTCATAGCAACAAAAAGGAACAGGAATTTCGCTCCATTTTCCAGCACATACAGTCAGCTCAGTCTCAGCGGAGCCCCTCAGAACTTTTTGCCCAGCATATTGTGACCATCGTTCACCATGTTAAAG AACATCACTTTGGATCCTCAGGAATGACATTGCATGAACGCTTTACTAAATACCTAAAGAGGGGAACTGAGCAGGAGGCagctaaaaataagaaaagcccAGAGATCCACAG GAGGATAGACATTTCCCCCAGTACATTCAGGAAACATGGTTTGACTCATGACGAAATGAAAAGCCCTCGGGAACCTGGCTACAAG GCTGAGGGAAAATATAAAGATGATCCTGTTGATCTACGCCTTGATATTGAGCGTCGTAAAAAACATAAGGAGAGAGATCTTAAAAGAGGTAAATCAAGAGAGTCAGTGGATTCCCGAGACTCAAGCCACTCGAGGGAAAGATCAGCTGAGAAAACGGAGAAAAGTCATAAAGGATCAAAGAAGCAGAA GAAGCACCGGAGAACACGAGACCGGTCCAGGTCCTCATCATCTTCCTCCCAGTCGTCCCACTCTTACAAAGCGGAGGAGTACACTGAAGAAactgaggagagggaggagagcacCACGGGCTTTGACAAATCAAGACTGGGGACCAAAGACTTTGTGGGTCCAAGTGAACGAGGAGGCAGAGCACGAGGGACCTTT CAATTTCGAGCCAGAGGAAGAGGCTGGGGCAGAGGCAACTACTCTGGTAACAATAATAACAACGCCAACAATGATTTTCAGAAGAGAAACCGCGAGGAGGAGTGGGATCCTGAGTACACACCCAAAAGCAAGAAGTATTACTTG CATGATGACCGTGAAGGTGAAGGCAATGAGAAGTGGGTGAGCCGAGGCCGTGGCCGAGGAGCCTTTCCCCGGGGCCGGGGTCGATTCATGTTCCGGAAATCCAGCACCAGCCCCAAATGGGCCCACGACAAGTTCagtggagaggaaggggagatTGAAGATGACGAGAGTGGGACAGAGAACCGTGAAGAGAAAGACAATTTACAGCCCACAACTGAGTAA